AGAAGATTTTTGGTCACAATCAACTACCAATTCCAAACAGGAAATtggaaaataaagtaaaaaaaaatacagattatcaATAAAATCAAACCCAAAATATCCCTAAAATGAATTTTTAAGTGGTATGGATTAAGACTGGCCAGTCATTTCCGaactgtttgtgcatgtatcTGTTCTGATGGCATTTAAAAAGCGAGTGAGCGTGTGAGTGAGCCCCAGCATATGAGGCATGTGCTCATTGTGATGTATTGGAGGTGTTAGGAGGAAGCAAAGGAAGAGGCAAGGCTGGGATGGGACACAGGGAGACATGATTATGCTGTCTTTGTTATATTGTCTGTATCCTTGGAGGCCCAGAGCTCTTTGTGCTGTTTGCGTCCAAAGCCCTCGTCGTAGTTGCCTTTGCTTTTGAACAGCTGTTGGAAGTGGGGTTTGCAGTAAAATTCACCTTGAAGAGCTGCAAATGTGCCAAGGCTGCCGGGAAGGGAGGGATTACACAGTTATATACAAACCAAAGGAgtcaggagaagaagaaagtcaagtaaacacacaaagaaacagtgaaCTGTATATAGTCACCTGAGTTTGGCGTTGCAGTGCTTGCAGCAGAAGCATGCTGAATGGAAGACCTGGTTGTTGGCAACCAATCTCTCCATTGGGTATACCGTTTTCTCACATGATGAACAGACTTCCTTTTGAGTCTTAAAGCTGAAGGACTGAGCATAAACACAGATTTAccatcagacacacaaacaggaggtGATCTAAGCCTTGATCTTCAGCAAGACGAAAGCTGGCTttgacaaaagacacaaaatgcaGGAAAGACTTCCTCCGCTCTCTCCTGAGATCAAAGGCCGATGAAAGTGAAGTGGGGcaagagcaacacacacagacgaacAGAGGACAATGTAtgagagatgagaaagagaagacGGACAATGTATATTTACCTTTGATCGCTGGACAGGTTTCTCTTCAGTGGGGGTTCTGGTGTCCTgggaaagcaaaggaaaacaaatttaACATGAACAAATGTGTTTAAACGTGTGTACAGACGTCCGTTGTGTTCTACAGTGGAACAACAAATATGGGTCGACATCAGCAGTCAATATCTGACCTATTAGGTTACAGGCAACAAAAGAGCTTCACAAGGACGGATATTTTGTACTGTCCTCTTATTACCTTTATCAGCGTGTTAGTATTGTCAATCtgatctgtctttctctccccctctttctatttgctccatctgtctctttgcACCCCTGGGAGAGGATCAGGTGCCTTCTGTCTGGTCATGTGAGCCGAGCTGCGGGCGACTCCGCACGGGGCTGCAGCTCAGAATCGGCCTACCGGTTAAGAAACTTCACAAGCCAGTATCACACGAAATCTCTTACAAAATGTTGGGAGATTTCTCAGTGAAGTCACATGACTGACACCTATTCTGCCGGTCGTTACCTTTGAAGCTACCTTATGCTTTTACAGCTTTGTAATCCATGCATGTAATGAAGCATTTCCTTCACTCAAGCCTATAATCATGCAAAACTGTGGCTTTACTCTTTAATTTTCAGGCTGCCATTTAACACAGGTCATCACATTTCTGTGCACACTGTAGGCGTCGATGTTTTTGTCACATAATTGCAGTTTGGTTAGCAATGACAGGAGGAACTGACCTCGCCGAGGCACTGAGAAGGttaagaggaaagagaaaagcttGCACGATCTCAAGCTGGAGGAAGTTGCACACGAGTAATGACTGTATCTGCCCTCTGGAGTATTGCAGCCGGTCCCCAGGAGCAACAAGCACAGCCTCATCTTTAAGCAGGACTAACAGGTAGTTCAAGCAGATAATAAACAGAGAGACATTCACACGTACACAGTGACTGCCATGGAAAAGCCAGTGTGCGGGGAAGAAGGGCAGCCCCTGTtcaggcgggggggggggggaagtcCACTGCCGACTCTGCTAAAACCCTGTTATGTAAGGCAGTTTGGCTGGAGCTGGAGGTAGGGGTGGATGAAGGGGGATTGTGGGGCTGCGACCAAACTTGcaaagagagtgagtgagagagctTTGGCATCAGAAATAACTGCTGCTTACTCCTTGAATCGATTTGTAGGAAAAGAAATAAgaatagtaaataaaaataatgacatataaataatgataataacaatcaCTTAGCAATCCAATACTGCTGAGTCCTTGTAACTTGCCGAAAATATTACAGATTGTAAACAGTAATCAAGGCTTTACCAGAGaaacttttcatttaaatatcaaCTCTGGCCCAAGTGTGGGTAATAAGAAGTGCTGAAGCTAAGCATGCAACAAGTTTCTCTTCAAAAGGTGTCACCGTCATGACCAGCACAAAGTTTTCAGTGTGCATTAACCACAAAACTCGTGCTGACCCAGAAGTCCTGCTCACTGATGTGCAACACTGCTCCAAAGCTAATACAACCAGAGATGTTAAAGTCACAGTGATCACAGTTTAAAGAGCATGACGAGATCTCTGGGATTCACAAATTCATATAGTCTCACAGTGTATATACTGTTATTTCATGTTTCCTTATCTGTAGATCAGTTGTGAGTTCATCTGGAGGGAGCAGTCTACAACTGCATGAAAGCTGCCTCTGTGTTGTAATTTGCATACTATTTTTGCCCCTCTTGAGTGGTACATTAGGGCAACAGCAAAGTACGATGAACAGCAAGACTGTTATCTGCACTTATGGGAACCGGATGACATGCTTTCGAAATAATTGTCTCATTAACAGTGAGGCCACGGAGCTTCCTGTAGATGCAATCATATCTGTCTCCTCTTTATCCCTGGATCCTCTTAAGTTCAGTTAATGTTGCTGTGAGCAGCCCACACTTTGCCGGTTGTCTAGAGTGCTGCATGCTAGACCACTTCCTGTTGGTGCAGCACAGCTGCTGAGCCATTTGATCTTTTCAAAATTATTGAACATAACTGAAGTTTGAATCTGTAAGTTCTCACAGTACGTTTACAGAGAAGGTTTACTTCGGTGGGATGCTGAAAACGAGGTCAGTCAGGGGTTCATTTGTACATATGAAATCATGAAATTAATGTGGCCAAAAAGGGAAAAGTGATCTAAGTGAAAGCATAGAATtgccaatttctttttttttttttttggtaaaaagAACGCAGCAAGCTTAGTTACCATGTTAGGGGATAGGCATGcattccaaacacacacagacacacacatacacagacatccAGGAAGACTTCAGATTAGCCTGTGCCATCTTGTCTTCTCTTGCCTTATATGTACATGAGTCTCAATTGCCACCAAACGGCACAAATGTGACAGGAAGTTGTTATGACACATCTGGCTTCCTCCGAGTCCCAACGgggacagcagcagctaaacCCCTAGCTGACATCCATCCCAATAAATGACTCCTAATGACCCTTTGTCCTGTATGAATGCTTTGGGGTACAGGGGGCATAAACTACAAGAGAATCGTGATATCCGCCCGGAAACATACTACTCACAAATTACCACAACAGTCCTCCTAACTAATACAGGAGATAAGAAACTGCATGGAAGTGCGGGCAATGAAAAGTGAACAAAGTGTCCAATGTAAAGTTGAATAAAGCAGGTTTGTGGTGTATGTAATTAGCTCTGCCATGCCCAGCTCTGTTTTAACTGTGAAGCAATTTGACataccagtgtgtgagagaggctAGAGCCAGCTGGAGAGTTGTATCTTACCAAACAAAGACCACTTTCACACCAGTGGTGAAATCTTCTTGCAACAGAGCCTCAACTCTTACCTCACAGCATCAATCCCTCACAGTGAGCCCTCGCTTCAGTTTTAATCACACCTGCACatgtatgcctgtgtgtttgtgtgtttctgtgttcaggTTACAATCACCCCAGAGCTATCTGATGGAGGCTttctctgtttatgtgtttaaaagGAAAAGTATTGGGAAATACAGTCATTTGCTTTTTTGCCTTTCTCGCCagagttagatgaaaaaaaCTCAGATACCACGTTCATGTCTGTAGGGTAAGTATGAGGCTACagtcagcagccagttagcttagcttagcatggaaacagaaaaaacttCTTAAGAATTTCTTGAAGAGAAAGTCTGGCACATAACTTCtgtgtaaaaccacaacttgacatttttttttacaaatcaaaCAAGATATAAATGTTAgtatgtggatttttttttaccctctgaCAGAGCGAGGTTAGTCCCCCACACAGTACACACTGTGTGCACTGCAACAGGCCCCTAGAAGGGAAGGCAGGCCTTATGTTAACAAATGTCTTATGTCATTAATCCAAAGCAAGGCTCAGACTCTCTCTCATTCCTTATTATATTTAGAAACAACATCATTGTTTAATCGTTTGGGACAGCAGGGaggaattaaaaagaaaaaaacagatgtgaaGCACCTCGTCCTTTACACACATCAAAACAGTGTTAATAAGTCCATCTGTCCGATGTCAAGGAGTTTGACATGAATATAATcataacaaaaaacattttccagtcCAATGCCAGCAACATAAACCACGAGTCTTAAGATTGCATCTTACTGCGTATTGCATTTTCTGGACCTGCAAGCCATGGCACTGATCCAACAactaaaactgctgctgcaaggAAGATATATAGCGTCTCCCTGACAGCAATCTTCCATTAGTAACTCTGAACATGCAGAGACCAAGTAAGTTATGTGGACGAGATGACTGAGACAAAAAACACTCATGTCTGGTATGAgcttaataaaaaaagtttCCCTGTGATGGAAAATTGAGTATGAGCAGAACATGAGGTTTTGACACTTGTTGGGGAACTAAATGAAAGCAGAATGAAACAGTCTGATCCGTCTGCATGCAGACAGAGGCTCATCACACCAGTCTGTGGAGCGATTGGTCAGCCACTACTTCTCTACCCCTTTAGAACTTCCTGTATACAACGAGATGACGGGGCACTTTGCTGTGTTTGACTGCAAAGAGACATTtggtctgtgtgtctctctagCAAACTGATGGACACTTGttttttcacttcctgtctgcgGAGGCTGCTTATCCAAACATGCAACGATGTTAATGTGGGATAACAAGCACTGCAACACTGGCTGTCACGAAAAAGGTGGAGAAATAAGGGCTACAGCTAACGTACAATTTCTCAGAGCACAAGatgatgttttcaaatgttttatttgaccaacagtccaaaactaattgaataat
The window above is part of the Toxotes jaculatrix isolate fToxJac2 chromosome 18, fToxJac2.pri, whole genome shotgun sequence genome. Proteins encoded here:
- the limd2 gene encoding LIM domain-containing protein 2, translated to MDTRTPTEEKPVQRSKSFSFKTQKEVCSSCEKTVYPMERLVANNQVFHSACFCCKHCNAKLSLGTFAALQGEFYCKPHFQQLFKSKGNYDEGFGRKQHKELWASKDTDNITKTA